DNA from Flavobacteriales bacterium:
CCGAGCCGGGCATGCCCTGGCCATTCACGGCATCACGGGTGAGAAAGGCGGATGAGGTGCCCGACCGCGACCAGCAATTGGAGGGGAAGTCGGTCTGGCTGAAGGCGACGGGCAGGTCGGTCGCCATGGGGATGGTGATCGGTGTGCTGGTCTCGCTTCCGCCGCCGGGCTCGGTGCAGGTGACGGTGCACCGGTAGGAGGTTGATGCCGACTGCGTCACGGTCTGCGTTGCGGCGTTGGTGCCGAAGCCGGTCCAGCCGCCGCCGTTATCCAGCTCCCAAGCGTAGGTCACGCCGGTGCCGGTCGTGGAATTCTGGAGGCCGAGCGTGATGTTCTGTCCGATGCAGGCGCCAAGCACATTGCTGGTGGTCGCTCCCGGCGCCGGCACGCCCGCGCATGGAACAACCGGGACGAATGTGATGAAACCGTTGTAGTCGTACGGATTGAAGGTGAAGCTGGGCAACGTGCTGGCAGCGAATCCGACATTGAATCCGCCGATGACATAGTTGCCACGACGCAGGTTCACCCCGTCTGCTGAATACGTGTTCACTCCCGGGTTGCCAATGACCAGATTGGTGGTGGCGGTGATTCCGAACCGCACCGCACTGGTGGGAGGAATCGTATAGGTGAGACTGTTGAAGATCGGCAGTACGCCAAGTCCTGCGGAGACGATTGGTGCCGATGCCACCGTGGTCCATGCGGCACTTGGAATCGTGGTGGTTCCGCTCAGCGAGGTGGTCGAGGCGTACAAGGTCGCTGTGCCGCCATTGCTGGTTGCCTGCACATGAAGGCCCATTGCTGTTATCTGGACCGGGTAGGGATTGGTATTCTCCACCACGAAGGTGATCCCAGCCACGCCGAAGTTCGCCGTGGTCGATGTCGTGATCGTGGTCTGCGCCGATGCGCGCCAATGCACGCCAAGAAGCAGCGCTGCTGCCGCGCATAGGCGCGTGAGTGCCTTTAGGGCGTTCTTCTCTTTCATGGTCCTTGGGTTTTGGTAAGGGTTAGGTTCATGCGCATGCCGCCACCACGATGCGAGGCACTGCTTTTATGCAGCACGGGCATCTCAATTACTCAGTAGGAAGGAATCGATGTGGGGCGGGGAGGCGGGTTCGGTAGGGTTACGGGGATGCCGAAAATATCAGGTCGTTCCTTACTGCGCAAGCGTTGTGGAAATCTCGTGGCTCATAGGCATGCCACGCCTGTGCCGCGTGGTGCCGCTCGGGTACTTTGGCGGCATGAGAGACCACCGCCTGAAGGCTCCATCGCTCCTGCAAGCGTTGATCCCGCTGCTGGCGCTCGTTGGATTGCTCGCCCTGAACGTGGTCGTCTTCGGTGACGGCGGGCTATCAGGTCCCAACCAGATCGCGCTCCTCCTCGCGGCTTCCGTGGCCATCGGCATCGGCTGGCGCAACGGGCATGGATTCAGCCACCTGCTCGAGCATATCGTCCGCGGCATCTCCACGGCCATGGGCGCCATCCTCATCCTGTTCCTCATCGGCGCGCTCGCTGCCACCTGGCTCATCAGCGGGATCGTGCCGGCCATGATCGACCACGGCCTCATGCTGTTATCGCCCAAGGTCTTCCTCTTCGCGGCCTGCGCCGTCTGCTGCGTGGTGTCGTTGGCAACGGGGTCGTCCTGGAACACGGCTGCCACCGTGGGCATCGCGCTCATGGGCATCGGCAAGGCGCTGGGCATGCATGAGGGCATGGTGGCGGGCGCCATCATCAGCGGGGCGTATTTCGGGGATAAGCTCAGCCCGCTCAGCGATACCACGAACCTGGCGCCGGCCGTGGCGGGCACCGACCTGTTCACGCACATCAGGTACCTCCTCAACACGACCATTCCCTCCATCGCGCTGGCGCTGCTCGCATTCCTGGCCCTCGGTGTGCTCGCCGCGCCCGAAGCCGATGCCGCCGGTGTGGAGGACATGCGCGCTGCGATCGAGTCGCGCTTCAGCATCGGATGGTGGCTCTATCTGGTCCCCCTCGCCGTGGTGGTGATGATCATCAGGCGCGTGCCTGCTTTGCCGGCACTATTGGCCGGCACGCTCCTGGGGGCCCTCTTCGCCGTGGTCTTCCAGTGGCCATTGGTGATGGAGCTGGCCGGGGGGGCGGATTGGAAGTCCGTGTACAAGGTGGTGCTGGGCACCATGGGCAGCGGAGCAGCGGTGGAGACCGGCAATGCCACGGTTGATGAGTTGTTGAAGGCAAAGGGCATGGGCGGCATGCTCAATACCATCTGGTTGATCCTCTGCGCGATGGTGTTCGGCGGGGCCATGGAAGGGGCCGGACTGCTGCAGCGCATGGCGGCGGCGATCCTGTCACGGGTGCGCGGCGATGGCGGCCTCATCGCGGCCACGGCGGGCAGCTGCGTGGTGGTGAACGCGACCGCCTCGGATCAGTACCTCAGCATCGTGGTTCCTGGCCGGATGTTCGCGCCGGTGTACGAGGAGCGCGGCCTGCATCCGAAGGTGCTCAGCCGCACATTGGAGGACAGCGGCACCGTCACCAGCGTCCTGGTGCCTTGGAACACCTGCGGGGCTTATATGGCCGGCGTGCTCGGCGTGGCCACGATGGCCTACCTGCCCTTCGCCTTCTTCAATCTCCTGAGCCCTCTCATGACCGTGCTGCAGGGTGCCCTGGGCTGGCGGATCGCACGGCTGTCGAGGTAACCGACCCGGTATCCGCTGCGTAAGAGCGACCGATGAACCTCATTCGAGCGCTCATCCCTTTGGGGGGGCTTGCGATTTTCGCTCCGTGCCAGGCGCAGCCGGACACGCTCATGCTGGCGCATGATGAGCACTATGTCATGGGCGATGCCGGGGCGGACCCGGCGCCGGACCTGAACGTGTACGATCGCTTCAACAGCGCCATGGGCGGCGACTCGCTGCGCGATTGCGGCGGATTCCCCTGCATCGGATGGGTGGAGGACCGTTACCCCAACGGCCAGCTCAAGCACCGCGGCTACTATGATGCGGGCCGGCTCGTGGTCTACAAGAACTACCACGGCAACGGGAGCATCGAGCGCGAGTTCAAGCGCAGCGACGACGTGCGGTCCGTGCAGCGGAGCTGGCATGCCAACGGCCAGCCGCGCAGCGAGGCCCGTTACGCCGATGGTACCGTGGTCTTCTACCAGGACCATTACGTGAATGGCGCCGTGCGCTACGTGGAGGAGCGGCATCGGGCCACCGGTTGCTTCACACGGCTCGAGCTCTATGCGGCCGACGGCCACCCCATCAGCCTCCTCAAGTTGGTGGACAAGGGCAGATTGCTGCTGGAGATGACTGAATTCCACCCGGGTGGCGCCCTCCGGAGCAAGGGCCGCGCACAGTTCGACCGCCGGCGGATGGACGCCCACCGCATCGGCACGTGGATTTACTACGATGCGGCAGGCGCCGTCGTGAAGGAAGAGGACTACATCGACGGCAAGGTGCACGCCGTGCGCTGATGCCCGATCGGCTGAAATGAACGAGCCCCGCTGAAGCGGGGCTCGTTCATTCTCAACTCGTCGGTGTCGCGGGGCGTACTGGCCCGGCAAGCGGGGCCGGGTATGACCGACCCCTACTTGCCGTCCTTCACTTCCTCGAAGTCCACGTCGGTCACCTCGGCATCGCCGGTGCTTCCGGCGCTGCCTTGCGCCCCGCCGTTGGACTGGGCCTGCTGCGCGGCCTCGTACATCTCCTGGCTGGCGGCCTGGAAGGCGGTGTTCAGTTCGCCCATCAGCTTCTCGCAGGCGTCCACGTCCTGGGCCTTGTGCGCGTCCTTCAGGCGTGTGAGGGCGTCCTCGATGGGCTTCTTCTTCTCCTCCGGGATCTTGTCGCCATAGTCCTTCAGGCTCTTCTCGGTCTGGAAGATGAGGCTGTCCGCGGCGTTCAGTTTGTCCACCTTCTCGCGCGCGGCCTTGTCAGCGTCGGCGTTGGCCTCGGCCTCCTTCTTCATCTTCTCGATCTCCTCCTTGCTCAGGCCGCTGCTGGCCTCGATGCGGATGCTCTGCTCCTTGCCGGTGGCCTTGTCCTTGGCGCCCACGTGCAGGATGCCGTTGGCGTCGATGTCGAAGGTCACCTCGATCTGCGGGATGCCGCGCGGTGCGGGCGGGATGCCATCGA
Protein-coding regions in this window:
- the nhaC gene encoding Na+/H+ antiporter NhaC translates to MRDHRLKAPSLLQALIPLLALVGLLALNVVVFGDGGLSGPNQIALLLAASVAIGIGWRNGHGFSHLLEHIVRGISTAMGAILILFLIGALAATWLISGIVPAMIDHGLMLLSPKVFLFAACAVCCVVSLATGSSWNTAATVGIALMGIGKALGMHEGMVAGAIISGAYFGDKLSPLSDTTNLAPAVAGTDLFTHIRYLLNTTIPSIALALLAFLALGVLAAPEADAAGVEDMRAAIESRFSIGWWLYLVPLAVVVMIIRRVPALPALLAGTLLGALFAVVFQWPLVMELAGGADWKSVYKVVLGTMGSGAAVETGNATVDELLKAKGMGGMLNTIWLILCAMVFGGAMEGAGLLQRMAAAILSRVRGDGGLIAATAGSCVVVNATASDQYLSIVVPGRMFAPVYEERGLHPKVLSRTLEDSGTVTSVLVPWNTCGAYMAGVLGVATMAYLPFAFFNLLSPLMTVLQGALGWRIARLSR